The segment GCATTTTCTGTAAAGTTGTCAGCAGCACCAGCTCTGTTCTCCAGAGTGAGGGCAGGAAGGGGAATGCACAAGCTGATGTGCACTGGGAGGTGTGGTGTATAATTGGAGCACCTGGTCCTGGGGGTGTCTGCTGAAATAACCAGGCCAGAATGAAGAGGAATGGATGGTCCAAAAAAGATTTTTACATCCCATGATCTGTATCCCTGATGGATATTTCAgcctaggcaaaaaaaaaaaaaagtttgtgaagATTTAATCTAAGATGAACATACTAGAATAATATTAGcaaagcaagtgtgtgtgtgtgtgtgtgtgtgtgtgtgtgtgtgtgtgtgtgtgaatttacaAAGTCTCCTTGCATCAGCTTTGCAGGGGacactcattcattaatttaataaatgttttaaatggcaTCTGGAGCTGAGCTTTGTAAATAACAGAGTAGAACTCTTGGTGAACAATCCTGGAAAGGGTATTGCATTCACAGAACTTTGAGCTGGGGcaggatatttttaatttattcttatatatttactTACTACCGAAATACTTGTGAGTGCCATGATGGAACATTTATAACCCTCCACAGGAAGGGTGCAAACAAACCCAACTTAACTCACAGACATTCCCCTCTGGCTGAACAAGTTTATTGAACTCATCACTTACAAAATACTATAATCTTAAGGAGTTATGTTTAACCGACACGAGGAGAGTAGTTCGCAGGGGCACCCCCATGAACAGAGAAAGCGGGTATAAAAAGATCCTTTTTGCAAACTAGCAATAACCTAGTATTACTCTTTCTTAGTCTGAGAAGAAGGCTAAAATCAATAATGACTCCCCACACTCAATTTAGGTACAATGATAAATGATAGAAAACATCTAGAAGGTTGTAATGGTGAGACTATAGGAATCTATGCCAAAGGATCTGAACTTTAGCTgtcagaatcttttaaaaaatactttttggtgAAAAATCCAACTTCAAGtactgattatttttttcagggCACCTTTCACATCCTTATTCCGTAAGCTGTAGATCAGTGGGTTTAACATTGGGATGACGACCGTGTAGAACACAGAGGCCATTTTGTCCGTGTCCATAGAGTAACTGGAGCTGGGTCGGAAATACATGAACAGGAGTGTGCCGTGAAATATGGCCACTGCGGTCAAGTGGGAGGCACATGTAGAAAAGGCTTTGCGTCTCCCTTCCGCTGAGTTCATTCTGAGGATGGTCATTATGATGTAGGTGTAGGAGAGGAGGACGGTGATGACGCTGCACCCCACCACACAACCAATGAAAGTGAACATCACTATCTCGTTTATAGATGTATCCGAAGACGAGAGGGACAGCAAGGGTGGGATGTCACAGAAAAAGTGATTGATGATATTGGAATTGCAGAATGCCAATCGAAACGTGCAACCGGTGTGGATTGCCGAATCCACAAATCCCACGATGTAGGCAAGGGCCACGAGCTGGATGCAGATTCTCCTGGACATGGCCATTGTATACAGAAGTGGATTACAGATGGCTGCATACCGGTCGTAAGCCATGACAGCCAACATGAGACACTCCACATCTGCGAAGGCCCCGAAAAAATACAGCTGAATTGCACACGAGTTGTATGGAATCTTCTTTTGCTCAGATAAGAAGCCAGCCAGCATCTTGGGAGACACAGTGGAGGAGTAGCAGACATCACAGAAAGACAGGTTGCTCAGGAAATAATACATGGGTGTGTGGAGCCTGGAGTCCAGTTTGATCAGCAGGATCATCCCCAGATTGGCAATCATGGTTATGGCATAAACCAGCAGAAAGAACACAAAGAGCCCCTGCTGCACATCTTTTCTTCCAGTAAGTCCTAGGAGTATGAAGTCCGTCATCACAGAGCAGTTCTCACCAGCCATCGCTGAGATCTGGGAATCCCTGGTtgtgaaagaaggaaatggaaccACGATTAACATCATTCTATTATCTTAGTAGTTAAACTGCTggtcctttctatttttctgtattcagGAAAAGAGATGAGCAGTGCCGGGACTGTTTAGGTTAAACAGACTATCCTGGAAATATATACATACCCATACCAATCGATTACATGATAGTGATAATAATATTGCCTGCATTTCAACAGCACTGTACAGAATTTGTAGCACACTTTTCATCCAAATTAAATCATGCTATTTCCACACCACCTATGTAGTTTTTATGATAACTTTTGCTACGTCTAGCTTATAGATTGAAAACAATATCCTCGTAGTTTGAGGCAataattctcacaataatccAGGTATTCTCATAAGGTAGCTGTTGTTGTTAAATTTTGCCAACATGAATTATATCCTGTAATAGAGAAGCATAATTAAGTAAGAGGTGCAGGTGATGAATATATTCCTTTGTTTTGCCTCATCATCCAAGAAAGTGGAGTGGACAGAGGTCTGGTAGTTTCCTGGCTATGACGTTCTCCCACAACCCCATTAATTCTATGTTCTATCCAGTCTCAATAAACAAGAGGTACAGATAGTTTGTTCCAGGACCCACTGGAGCAAGGCAGATGGTGGTTGCTGGACAATACGGTGGAAGGGTCTCCATGAGCACTATGGCAGAGTGGATAGACAGGAGTATGCTGAGGCTAACCACGCTCTCCTCGGACAGTTGCTCTTGCTCAGGAGAGAGTAGGAAGAATTTGGGGGACCAAACTGTAGGGATGCTGGATGCTGATCACAGGGACAGGGCagcaagaaagggaaaatggttTAGTGTGTGAATCCATCTGCCTTAATTTACTATAATCAACAAGATCTATTCACCAACAGATCAGATGCATAAGTCACATGGTAAAAGTACTCATAAATTCACAGTCTCTAACCTCAGATAGACTCATTCCTGAATTGCACCCACAACCTAATTTTCTAGaaagtgtaatattattttattgttttcactgAATGCTCTTGCACAGAATATCTCTGAAATCTGCCTCTCTTTGCTTTAAAGAAGTtggtggtggggtgcctgggtggctcagtcggttaagcgtctgccttcaactcaggtcatgatctcgccgttcatgggttggagcccagcgtcaggctctgtgctgacagctcagagcctggagcctgcctcagattctgtgtccccctctctctctgcctctctgcccttctgacgttctgtctctgaataataataataaataaacattaaaaaaaaagttggtcgTCTTTGGGAGGCCAGCGGAAATCTGTGTCCCACAGTTGTATTTTACCCAACGAATGATGTTTGTGCAGTATCATAAGTGACCTCTTCTATTCCATGAGGACATAAGAATAATGGAgatgaaagacagaaaatgaatatCTGAATAATGATCTAGTGTTCAATGTGCATATTTCCAAACTGTTGGCCTCACCTCCTTTAAATACCTGTCCCTGTGGACGTATCAGTTAAAATTGTCTTCCTTTAACAacgaatatatatttttaaatatacaacgTGACAGtaagagatttaaaataataaaaaaaatgtccaaCTAGCTTGAGAGTCCACGCTCCCATTTTATTGTCGCCCTTGCTATCTGTGTATTTATGCATTTAAGATACATTGATCcaagtaattaaagttaaaatatttcatattctcCTTTGGTTTTATCACATGCTTTCAATTGAAAAGGATAAAAAGCTAAACAAAtctaaagtataaattaaaatatatatatatatatatatatatatatatatatatatatatatcagtaccTTCCCCAGAATTACTGACTCTGTTGTACACAGCTCTGTCTGCAGGAGGTTCAGCAAGCATTGTCTCCTGAATGAGCCAGATTATATAGTCATCTCTGTATCTGGTCCCTGGGTGTTGAACACTTGGCCTCTAAGGAataagtcacttaaaaaaatgacatcattTATCATCTGATATTTCATATGGGCTGCGTGACTGAAAAATACAGACTTCTAAAAAAAGTTCCTTTTGTTCCTCTCTATTCTTACTCCTCAATGGTATACTTAATTAGCAAGAGTAAAATGACTCCAGTCAATGAGAATTCCTTATTTCAAGTTTACTACTCTTCATAGAAGCATTTTAATTCCATAATTTACAAACAAATACCTGCTCACATTTATACATtataatgtgtatgtgtacacattatacatacatacatttacacACATCTACGGACACTCTTCCATAAacacattcataaaataaaagttgttgtAAAAATagccaaacaaaaaaataaacaaacagaaaaacctgCCATAATCTCACTGCCTAGGGAAAAGTAGATTTCATTGTCTATATTATTggatatgtaatttttaaacaaaaatggcatcagaacatacattatatataacaaAAGTATTATGAATAGAGGCAACACATTTCTTTCTATTAACGgacattaatttattcaaaggcattttttcctttttaccttagTCAGATTTACATTGTTTAGTTATCAACGCATAGTATGATATATTTCATGTGTTAATACGCATCCCCAGTTGTCTTTAACAACTTATAATATGACACAGagattgaggcgcctgggtggcttagtcagttaagtgtccaacttcagctcaggtcatgatctcacggctccagAGTTtgacccccacgtcaggctctgtgctgacagctcagaacctggaaactgctttggattctgtgtctcctctctctctgcccctacccctctagtgctctgtctctctgtctctcaaagaaaattaaacattaaaaaaattaaaaaaaagaagaaattgaaacccAGAGGGAATAAGTAAACTTCTATAGTCCCATAGTCATTGAATTTCATTGAATCCATAGGGTTTGCTCACTATAGGTTCCTCGATATAATGCAATGAAGCAAAGCTATCTTAAGGATAACTCTCTTAAGTACTCTTACAGAATGCTGTAGTGTCTTTATGTTAAAGTGACCCTTGAAAATGTACAAATTAATGATGCACAGACTTGTAGCTTTCTGAGAGAGCTGAGAGACCATTAAAGTCTCAATTATCCACCAAGGTAGAATCCAATGATGGATGATTGACAGCAGGAGGGTTACTATGTTGGAGGTAATCTGGTTTATTTATATTAGCTGGGTACTTGATCATTCTTAGCATTGATGTGAAGAGAAAGTGATGTGGCAGGTGGCTTCATTCATTGCACAATTGCAGGAagcaaataagagagaaagaaattggtTACCCTGGAACTTATATAACATGGTAGCTTTGGTGGATAATCTCTGTATTGTGATTGAACAACATTTTATCATGTGTGAACAAATCATTGCTGTACACATACGAGCATAGGTTGGATATGTTTTTTAAACGACCACTGCTAATTGATAttccataaaatgtaaaataatcatATGTATCACCTGTATTTCTCGAGTCTTAACATCGCTAATTTGATGGCCACACAATCTGCAAGTTCAAAATTTGTGTAAGCAGACAAAATAAGCAAGATGTGCATGGCATCTACCAGATTGTACGTGTCAGGGCTTCAGGTAGTTTCACATTTCTTCTGAAACCTCACCCGGAGGAAACAGAAACATAGGTTTGGCTCTTATGactattttttacttgttttatttgttgttatggAGTTTCCCCTTGCTTTCCATAAACCAGGCTACTCTTGAgtcaaaaattcaataaaatcagtgtgtttttaatttttggaaaagtgATTCTAGTGACAATTGTTAATGCTTCTTCTGAACGTATTGCTACTCTTTGCGTGATATTTCCAATACTGAAACACCAAATGTACTCCTCTGGGACGTGTTGTTGACACAGATCTTAAACCACCTAAGGAATTGCCAATAACTTGCCATCCGATGAACTCAAGAAAATGACGCATTTGTGTTACGTGGGCACTTTACTACTGTTCTCTATATCTCTGATGCATATTTGGAGGTTGACGTGGAGCCACCCTCAGTCACCTCTCCTGAGTCCTCTCCATGCTCGTTTTCCTGGCAGGTGCTTCCCTGTCTGCAGGGAGGTCAGATCTCCTCGGGCTACATTCTGTTCATACGGGTGCCAAGCTTGAACTTCATAAACATGGCCGTCCCTCCGGACTATGTAGTCTAATCCCAGTCCCCTTTAGGTGAGGAGCATGCGTGGCAATATACTgcacaaaattgaaaaatataaattaattccCGAAGGAATTTGTTTGTTAAGAGAGAATGGCTTTCTAGAATTATGAAGGGAAAGACTGAAGGCAAAGTTTAGGATGTCATAGAAAGACAAGTGAGAAAATAATCTGTAACTAAACAATTCCTTTGGTGCCACAGTCACCCCTAAGCATCGCACTACATAGAAACTGTCTACTTATGAACTCCTTCCTTCAGATAATAGTTTTCTGGCCCTAGTCATGGGCCATTATGAATAATTTCTGTGCATGATACTGGTACCAAGGAAAACTAAGTCTTCCTGCTGGAGGAAACAAGAAAACCAGGAGCTGTGGGTTGCTAACATCTGTATTCTATAAGCAAACAACTCATTTTCAGCAACATACGGgataattatttaatgaaatattttctagaagttGCATTCTTTGTTAATTTTACAGAAGTATCTTGAAAATACTGTATAAAATAAACTGctagggtttaaaaaaatttgcaatTTTCTACAACTGGATAATAACTGCGTAtctttttagaattaattttaaagttgtatatgtgtattattttatttaaaaaaaaatttttaatgtttatttatttttgacagagagagagagacagagtatgagctaaggaggggcagagagagagggagacacagaatccgaagcaggctccaggctctgagctgtcagcacagagccctatgcggggcttgaactcacagacagcgagatcgtgacctgagtcgaagtcggacgctcaaccgactgagccacccaggcgccacaatgtgtattattttaaaaactactagtgacttttgagaaataaaaacatcttgCACACATAATCTAGACGAAAACATGAACATAACAGCCTTTCAGAGACCATGAAACGAAACACAAATTGACGTCCAATATGGCAGGttagtatgttttttaaaaagtatgctgAACTAAAATTGTTCAGTTTGTAAGCTTGTATGTCTAGATTCTTACACCCAATGTTATGTATACAAGATTCCCTTATGCCATTGCCTCTGGTGATAGTTTATTCATTCTGTTTGTTGTGTGGCATCCCAATGTTTGGGGCCCGCTGTAAGAGACACTGGCCCACAGTTTTTCAGAGTTGTGCATCACTTCTGATCCCTGCTGTCAACGTGTAAGAGTCATGGTGGTTCCG is part of the Felis catus isolate Fca126 chromosome D1, F.catus_Fca126_mat1.0, whole genome shotgun sequence genome and harbors:
- the LOC101097839 gene encoding olfactory receptor-like protein OLF2; protein product: MMLIVVPFPSFTTRDSQISAMAGENCSVMTDFILLGLTGRKDVQQGLFVFFLLVYAITMIANLGMILLIKLDSRLHTPMYYFLSNLSFCDVCYSSTVSPKMLAGFLSEQKKIPYNSCAIQLYFFGAFADVECLMLAVMAYDRYAAICNPLLYTMAMSRRICIQLVALAYIVGFVDSAIHTGCTFRLAFCNSNIINHFFCDIPPLLSLSSSDTSINEIVMFTFIGCVVGCSVITVLLSYTYIIMTILRMNSAEGRRKAFSTCASHLTAVAIFHGTLLFMYFRPSSSYSMDTDKMASVFYTVVIPMLNPLIYSLRNKDVKGALKKIIST